A single region of the Mus caroli chromosome 16, CAROLI_EIJ_v1.1, whole genome shotgun sequence genome encodes:
- the LOC115029552 gene encoding mucin-17-like, producing MLSLSELPQKNTDLTEMRSGPLGRCSHFFWLGVAFDAVGVAVLFTGVFANLLFYDMLLYLGSIIIFVSLLWWISWYTGNIEALPEDLLRGASPRESGVHRSGSRRFSLTLRSVSDTFQRIRRRRRRRLHPRVVQRISSISSTDPGQLERNCDARTAGGRALFRPAKPEAVLNQFSGVQTSKSLPLGIVHTGLSICTSRSQPVFSVTSQTYPLASDSNSRMAMSSDSHVSLDPHSQEHSKISVASQIYPLEREESQSHLLVIPDSLSMVPVTSQSQILPSVSSESSVPLDPHSQGRSKISVASKIYPLEREESQSHLLVIPDSLSMVPVTSQSQILPSVSSDSHVSLDLHSQGRSKISVASKIYPLEREKSQSHLLVIPDSLSMVPVTSQSQILPSVSSDSHVSLDPYSQGRSKISVASQIYPLEREESQSHLLVIPDSLSMVPVTSQSQILPSVSSESSVPLGPHSQGRSKISVASKIYPLEQEESQSHFLVPMPSDSFPVVPMTSQSQIQGSLAQQSHLQNLPLASQTPETDKASKSHTSAKGVPGVPPGSAQTSQISSPVQKVPKN from the coding sequence ATGTTGAGCCTCTCGGAGCTTCCGCAAAAGAACACAGACTTGACGGAGATGCGGTCCGGGCCCCTGGGTCGCTGCAGTCACTTTTTTTGGCTGGGCGTCGCCTTCGACGCGGTGGGTGTGGCAGTGCTGTTCACTGGCGTCTTCGCCAACTTGCTGTTCTATGACATGCTGCTCTATTTGGGTTCCATCATCATCTTCGTCAGTCTCCTGTGGTGGATCTCCTGGTACACCGGCAACATAGAGGCGCTCCCGGAAGACCTCTTGAGGGGGGCTTCGCCCCGCGAGAGCGGGGTGCACCGTAGCGGCAGCCGTCGCTTCTCGCTGACCCTTAGGAGCGTCTCCGACACTTTTCAGCGGATTCGCCGGCGACGGCGGCGGCGACTCCACCCGCGGGTCGTCCAGCGGATCAGTAGCATCAGCTCAACGGACCCGGGGCAGCTAGAAAGGAACTGCGACGCCAGAACCGCGGGTGGCAGAGCGTTGTTCCGTCCAGCGAAGCCTGAGGCTGTTCTGAATCAGTTTAGCGGAGTCCAGACCTCTAAGAGCCTGCCTCTGGGCATTGTCCACACCGGTCTTTCCATTTGTACTTCTAGGAGTCAACCTGTCTTTTCAGTGACTTCGCAGACCTACCCTTTGGCGTCTGACAGCAATTCTCGGATGGCAATGTCCTCTGACAGCCATGTGTCTTTGGACCCTCACTCTCAGGAGCACTCTAAAATCAGTGTGGCCTCTCAGATCTACCCTCTGGAACGGGAAGAAAGCCAGAGCCACCTCTTGGTGATCCCTGACAGTTTATCTATGGTACCTGTGACCTCTCAAAGCCAAATCCTGCCCTCTGTATCTTCTGAAAGCAGTGTGCCTTTGGACCCTCACTCTCAGGGGCGCTCTAAGATCAGTGTGGCCTCTAAGATCTACCCTCTGGAACGGGAAGAAAGCCAGAGCCACCTCTTGGTGATCCCTGACAGTTTATCTATGGTACCTGTGACCTCGCAGAGCCAAATCCTGCCCTCTGTATCTTCTGACAGCCATGTGTCTTTGGACCTTCACTCTCAGGGGCGCTCTAAGATAAGTGTGGCCTCTAAGATCTACCCTCTGGAACGAGAAAAAAGCCAGAGCCACCTCTTGGTGATCCCTGACAGTTTATCTATGGTACCCGTGACCTCTCAGAGCCAAATCCTGCCCTCTGTATCTTCTGACAGCCATGTGTCTTTGGACCCTTACTCTCAGGGGCGCTCTAAGATCAGTGTGGCCTCTCAGATCTACCCTCTGGAGCGGGAAGAAAGCCAAAGCCACCTCTTGGTGATCCCTGACAGTTTATCTATGGTACCCGTGACCTCTCAAAGCCAAATCCTGCCCTCTGTATCTTCTGAAAGCAGTGTGCCTTTGGGCCCTCACTCTCAGGGGCGCTCTAAGATCAGTGTGGCCTCTAAGATCTACCCTCTGGAGCAGGAAGAAAGCCAGAGCCACTTCCTAGTGCCCATGCCCTCTGACAGTTTCCCTGTGGTACCCATGACCTCTCAGAGCCAAATCCAGGGATCTCTGGCCCAACAAAGCCATCTCCAGAATCTTCCTCTTGCCTCTCAAACTCCTGAAACTGATAAAGCTTCTAAGAGCCATACTTCGGCCAAGGGGGTTCCTGGGGTGCCACCTGGGTCTGCCCAGACTTCTCAAATTTCTTCACCTGTCCAGAAGGTTCCTAAGAACTAA